One window of Methanothermobacter tenebrarum genomic DNA carries:
- a CDS encoding molybdopterin molybdotransferase MoeA: MFISELLPVKEAFKLLDENQKLTSEETIDLINAHGRVNSRRLTSKLDSPPFDKAAMDGYAIKAEDTFQARADNPIKLKVIDAISAGNVSNVKVRNGEAIKIATGAPIPEGADAVIMEEYTNQEGNEIEVLQPTSPGENIAPKGEDIKAGETILEPGTVMRPQELAITASAGYNTIKVYKKPRVKIIITGDELIEPGTKPGPGKIINSNKYSLKALVESAKASPTVEHSPDNPKILKEKIEEAIRGYDMIITTGGTAISKGDIVVDTVDKLGQIIFHGVAIRPGKPLAFGLIEDKPVFMLSGYPVAAMVQFDIFVRYYLLRMQNINYEHELVERICQRKTPSRLGRTDYIRAFTDDKIAESILISGSGVIKSMVKSNSYIVIEENTEGIDKNSKCNVILFDSFKI; encoded by the coding sequence ATGTTCATAAGCGAACTCTTACCAGTGAAAGAAGCCTTCAAATTATTGGACGAGAATCAAAAGCTCACCAGTGAAGAGACCATCGATCTTATCAATGCCCATGGTCGTGTAAACTCTAGAAGGTTAACCTCAAAGTTGGATTCACCACCATTTGATAAGGCTGCCATGGACGGATACGCCATAAAAGCCGAGGACACATTCCAGGCCAGAGCAGATAACCCCATCAAATTAAAGGTTATAGATGCAATCAGCGCAGGCAATGTTTCAAATGTTAAAGTTAGAAATGGTGAAGCCATTAAAATAGCTACCGGCGCCCCCATACCAGAAGGTGCGGATGCCGTGATCATGGAAGAATACACCAACCAAGAAGGGAATGAAATCGAAGTTTTACAACCCACCAGTCCAGGTGAAAACATCGCACCAAAAGGAGAGGATATAAAAGCAGGTGAAACCATACTGGAACCCGGGACTGTGATGCGCCCCCAAGAGCTTGCAATCACAGCATCAGCAGGCTACAACACCATAAAAGTTTACAAGAAACCGAGGGTTAAGATTATCATCACAGGCGATGAACTCATAGAACCCGGGACAAAACCGGGACCGGGAAAGATAATAAATTCCAACAAGTATTCCCTCAAAGCACTTGTTGAAAGTGCTAAGGCATCACCCACAGTCGAACATTCACCAGACAACCCCAAAATATTAAAGGAGAAGATAGAAGAGGCCATCAGAGGATATGATATGATAATAACAACTGGTGGAACCGCCATTAGCAAAGGCGATATCGTAGTGGATACAGTTGACAAGCTTGGCCAGATCATCTTCCATGGGGTTGCCATAAGACCCGGGAAACCATTAGCATTTGGCCTAATAGAAGATAAACCCGTGTTCATGCTCTCAGGGTATCCAGTGGCTGCCATGGTACAATTTGACATATTCGTAAGGTATTATCTCCTGAGGATGCAAAATATCAATTATGAACATGAGCTGGTTGAGAGGATATGTCAACGTAAAACCCCATCTAGGCTTGGACGGACAGATTACATACGCGCATTTACAGATGATAAAATAGCAGAATCAATACTTATAAGTGGCTCGGGGGTCATAAAATCTATGGTCAAATCAAACAGTTACATCGTGATAGAAGAAAATACCGAAGGAATAGATAAAAACTCAAAATGTAATGTAATATTATTCGATTCCTTCAAAATCTAA
- a CDS encoding ATP-binding cassette domain-containing protein, with amino-acid sequence MIEVESLRKTFGKIIALDDISFHVDDGELLGIIGPNGAGKTTAIRIIACILHPDGGGG; translated from the coding sequence ATGATAGAAGTGGAATCTCTTAGAAAAACTTTTGGGAAGATAATAGCATTGGATGATATCAGTTTCCATGTGGATGATGGCGAATTACTAGGTATTATAGGCCCTAATGGGGCTGGTAAGACAACAGCCATCAGGATAATTGCTTGTATTCTGCACCCGGATGGGGGGGGAGGTTAG
- a CDS encoding cobalt-precorrin-7 (C(5))-methyltransferase, translating to MVLYIVGAGPGSPDFVTPAARRAVKKSDLIVGSGRVLELFEGGGERIVFSGENVREKLEEAVKRAAMGETVSIVSTGDPGFSGVLKPVNEIIRKFNINVDVQVIPGVSSIQLCAARLLLPWNQANILTLHGRKNTEILRIINNGKPTILLPSKNPSETASFLIDNGVDPQRKVAVCERLSYPDERVMKMKLEDVKNSKFSYMCVMVIY from the coding sequence TTGGTGTTATATATTGTAGGTGCCGGGCCAGGATCGCCAGATTTTGTCACACCAGCAGCGCGAAGGGCCGTTAAAAAATCCGATCTAATAGTTGGAAGTGGAAGAGTTTTGGAATTATTTGAGGGAGGGGGTGAAAGGATAGTATTTAGTGGCGAAAATGTGAGGGAAAAACTGGAAGAGGCTGTTAAGAGGGCTGCTATGGGTGAAACGGTGTCGATAGTCTCAACGGGCGACCCTGGCTTTTCAGGGGTTTTGAAGCCAGTGAATGAGATCATCAGAAAATTTAATATAAATGTGGATGTCCAGGTTATCCCAGGTGTTAGTTCGATCCAATTGTGCGCAGCTCGACTGCTGCTCCCATGGAACCAAGCAAACATCCTAACATTACACGGTAGAAAAAACACTGAAATACTCAGGATTATTAACAATGGGAAGCCCACCATACTTCTACCCTCAAAGAATCCCAGTGAAACAGCCTCTTTCCTAATAGACAATGGTGTGGATCCCCAGAGGAAAGTGGCGGTATGTGAAAGACTGAGTTACCCGGATGAACGTGTCATGAAAATGAAACTAGAAGATGTTAAAAATTCAAAATTTAGTTATATGTGTGTCATGGTAATCTACTAG
- a CDS encoding redox-regulated ATPase YchF, whose translation MIEIGITGKPNVGKSSFFNAATLSKADVASYPFTTIDSNRGIAYVTSQCPCREFKMKCNPKNSICEDGVRFIPVELIDVAGLVPGAHKGRGLGNKFLDDLRQARVFLHVVDASGSTDEEGRPVEPGSYDPINDVEFLEKEILMWLYGIIGRNWDRLLRKAASEKIDMAKIIHEQFSGIGVSVEDIIEASRKLEKDYQSWDNEDLLLFIDELLKVAKPGLIVANKADLPTAKENIKRLKERYPNVVPASAEAELALKRAANAGLIDYKPGDDDFKVLDEGELTKKQLNALEYIRENVLKVYGNTGVQEALNRAVFDLLDMIVVYPVEDEHKLSDKQGNILPDAFLIPRGSKPRDLAYLIHTEIGDSFMHAVDARKKMRVASDYKLQHGDIITIICR comes from the coding sequence ATGATAGAGATTGGAATTACAGGGAAACCTAATGTGGGTAAGTCTTCGTTTTTTAATGCGGCCACTCTTTCAAAGGCTGATGTTGCATCATACCCCTTTACTACCATAGATTCGAATAGGGGGATAGCATATGTAACTTCACAGTGTCCCTGTAGGGAATTTAAAATGAAGTGTAATCCTAAAAATTCTATTTGTGAGGATGGTGTTCGTTTCATACCCGTTGAACTTATAGATGTTGCCGGTCTCGTGCCAGGAGCCCATAAAGGTAGGGGACTTGGGAATAAATTTCTTGATGATCTGAGACAGGCCCGGGTTTTTCTCCATGTGGTGGACGCTTCCGGCTCCACTGATGAGGAAGGAAGACCAGTAGAACCTGGAAGCTATGATCCCATCAATGATGTTGAATTTCTCGAAAAAGAGATTTTAATGTGGCTTTATGGTATAATAGGTAGGAATTGGGATCGACTACTTAGAAAAGCAGCCTCTGAGAAGATTGACATGGCTAAGATAATCCATGAACAATTTTCAGGCATAGGTGTGAGTGTTGAGGATATCATCGAAGCTTCAAGAAAACTTGAAAAAGATTATCAATCCTGGGATAACGAGGACTTATTATTATTCATAGATGAGCTTCTTAAAGTCGCGAAGCCCGGTCTTATAGTCGCAAATAAGGCCGATCTACCAACCGCAAAGGAGAACATAAAAAGATTAAAAGAAAGGTACCCCAATGTTGTCCCAGCATCCGCAGAGGCCGAATTAGCATTGAAAAGAGCCGCTAATGCGGGTTTAATAGATTACAAGCCGGGTGATGATGATTTCAAGGTCTTAGATGAGGGTGAACTCACCAAGAAACAATTAAACGCACTTGAATACATAAGAGAAAATGTCCTAAAAGTTTATGGTAACACAGGCGTACAAGAAGCCCTCAATAGGGCGGTGTTCGATCTACTCGATATGATAGTAGTCTACCCAGTAGAGGATGAACACAAACTATCAGACAAACAAGGTAACATACTACCAGATGCATTCCTCATCCCCAGAGGCTCGAAGCCACGTGACCTAGCATATCTCATACACACCGAAATAGGAGATTCCTTCATGCACGCAGTAGATGCCAGAAAAAAAATGAGAGTAGCATCAGACTACAAACTTCAACACGGAGATATAATCACCATAATATGTAGATAA
- a CDS encoding ABC transporter ATP-binding protein — MDVTRDPIRVKSMIGYLPEEPNLYERFTARDLLRYFGELYEVPGDILDNRIDELLELVGMEERAADPINTFSKGLRQRIGIARALIHDPPILILDEPTMGLDPATAASIREFIRELKGDKTMILCTHYMEEAEYLCDRVAILNQGRILDVGTPQELKSKIKGDLTLEVDLIDPSIVDLNLLRIGGVKNVRLDGNRLEISLKDRSIIPAIIRNLGENVYSVNTRETSLDDVFIEMVKGS; from the coding sequence ATGGATGTTACGAGGGATCCTATTAGGGTTAAGTCTATGATAGGCTATCTGCCAGAGGAGCCTAACCTTTATGAACGGTTCACGGCAAGGGATCTTCTCAGGTATTTTGGGGAATTATATGAGGTTCCAGGGGATATTCTTGATAATAGGATCGATGAACTCTTGGAACTTGTGGGCATGGAGGAGCGGGCGGCTGACCCGATAAACACTTTCTCTAAGGGGCTTAGACAGCGTATTGGGATAGCTAGGGCGCTTATACATGATCCTCCTATTCTTATATTGGATGAGCCCACAATGGGCCTTGATCCTGCCACCGCAGCCTCTATAAGGGAATTTATAAGGGAACTTAAGGGTGATAAGACCATGATACTCTGCACCCATTACATGGAAGAAGCTGAGTACCTCTGTGACAGGGTCGCTATTTTAAATCAGGGTCGCATATTAGATGTGGGAACACCCCAAGAGCTCAAGTCGAAGATAAAGGGTGATCTTACTTTGGAGGTGGATCTTATCGATCCTAGTATAGTTGACCTAAACCTTCTAAGAATTGGTGGTGTGAAGAATGTAAGATTGGATGGGAATAGGCTCGAGATTTCACTCAAGGATAGGAGTATTATCCCCGCTATTATAAGGAACTTGGGGGAGAATGTTTATTCTGTGAATACAAGGGAAACTAGCTTGGATGATGTTTTTATAGAGATGGTTAAGGGCTCATGA
- a CDS encoding ABC transporter permease: MRNIIKKEVESAVEVSSRKITDQIIASMEREQPNVKEEAVGESLPLKLVNKVMVAILLILPLFMFGNLIIDSIVGEKERKTGESLIAMPIPRSHIILGKSLAVMVIMAIQLFIWMIIIWGWFKIPNAPIVYLVLLLTAFPVVGLTSLVAVYSKNYKEAGIGITLTYIIIIGFLIVPALAYISQKSGMGPLILIIKFLSSENITIYDIVSTVSGLVFSSLIFHALAVWLFERDDIVFGPRPGVLRLLRGVIYEIGGIIKKGSV, translated from the coding sequence ATGAGGAACATTATAAAAAAGGAGGTGGAAAGTGCGGTTGAGGTATCCTCAAGGAAAATAACCGATCAGATCATAGCATCAATGGAAAGGGAACAGCCCAATGTTAAAGAAGAAGCTGTGGGGGAATCACTACCATTAAAGCTTGTGAATAAGGTTATGGTCGCGATACTCCTCATCCTACCCTTGTTCATGTTCGGGAATCTTATCATCGACAGTATCGTGGGGGAAAAGGAAAGAAAAACTGGAGAATCACTTATTGCAATGCCAATCCCTAGGAGTCACATCATCTTGGGAAAATCTCTCGCGGTCATGGTGATAATGGCCATCCAATTATTTATATGGATGATAATAATATGGGGTTGGTTCAAGATTCCTAATGCTCCCATTGTATATTTGGTTCTTCTCTTAACAGCATTCCCGGTTGTGGGCCTTACAAGTTTAGTGGCTGTTTATTCAAAAAATTACAAGGAGGCGGGGATAGGTATAACATTGACCTATATAATAATTATAGGTTTTCTTATAGTACCTGCCCTTGCATATATTTCCCAGAAGAGTGGTATGGGCCCATTGATCCTCATAATAAAGTTTCTCAGTTCAGAAAATATAACAATATATGATATAGTATCAACGGTTTCTGGGTTAGTTTTTAGTAGTTTAATTTTTCATGCTTTGGCGGTGTGGCTTTTCGAAAGGGATGATATAGTATTCGGTCCCCGTCCAGGGGTTCTAAGGTTATTGAGGGGAGTTATTTATGAAATTGGTGGCATTATCAAGAAAGGAAGCGTATGA
- a CDS encoding site-2 protease family protein translates to MNILLFYGIVFVLIWTLALLFRERLKIEVYGPILMRKTKRMRGFIDRIAQRHSRFWKWSVNIGIPIAFFFMFYMLYAIIASLKDIFVQPQASLIVPGVDIPGSPLFVPLAYGLIGLIIVIVAHEFAHGILARVEGVKIKSIGLLLLAIIPGAFVEPDEDDIKRLKRLPRLRIYAAGSIANLIIAFLCLLVFVGIASYAVPSTFETDGVQIKSVVPGSPASHMLKDGMVIKSINGKPTNSITNYEKALKDIKIGEVITIETDQGVFHLKTSKNPNNASKAYIGIRSTNNLEVKEPIKSIWGNKIPSLLLYLQDLFFWISILNFAVGTVNLLPAKPLDGGLMFEELLKSKLPNNIVDHIVSSVSVFVILILAISIIWGTGRGILLMF, encoded by the coding sequence ATGAATATCCTACTATTCTATGGGATCGTCTTCGTACTCATATGGACGCTAGCCTTATTATTCAGAGAAAGATTAAAGATCGAAGTCTATGGGCCCATCCTAATGAGAAAAACCAAGAGGATGAGAGGTTTTATCGATAGGATAGCCCAGAGGCACTCCAGATTCTGGAAGTGGAGCGTGAACATAGGCATCCCCATAGCCTTCTTTTTCATGTTCTACATGTTATATGCGATCATAGCATCCCTTAAGGACATTTTCGTGCAACCACAAGCGTCCTTGATCGTCCCAGGGGTGGATATCCCAGGAAGTCCATTATTCGTCCCATTAGCATATGGGCTTATAGGACTCATAATCGTGATAGTAGCGCACGAATTCGCACATGGAATACTAGCAAGGGTTGAAGGGGTGAAAATAAAATCAATAGGCTTGCTCTTACTGGCGATAATACCCGGGGCCTTCGTGGAACCCGACGAAGATGACATTAAAAGGTTAAAGAGGCTCCCAAGGCTGAGAATATATGCAGCAGGATCCATCGCAAACCTTATAATAGCATTCCTATGCTTACTAGTATTCGTGGGTATTGCATCATATGCCGTCCCCTCAACCTTCGAAACAGATGGCGTGCAAATAAAGAGCGTAGTACCCGGCAGCCCAGCCAGTCACATGCTAAAAGATGGTATGGTGATAAAGAGCATCAATGGCAAACCAACCAACAGCATAACCAATTATGAGAAGGCGCTGAAGGATATAAAGATTGGAGAGGTTATAACGATAGAAACAGACCAGGGCGTCTTCCATCTAAAGACTTCAAAAAATCCAAATAATGCAAGCAAAGCCTATATTGGTATAAGAAGCACCAACAACCTAGAAGTGAAAGAGCCGATAAAATCAATATGGGGGAATAAAATCCCCAGCTTACTCCTATACCTCCAGGACCTGTTCTTCTGGATTTCAATTCTAAACTTTGCAGTGGGAACTGTTAATCTCCTACCTGCAAAGCCATTAGACGGAGGCCTAATGTTCGAAGAACTTTTAAAATCCAAACTACCCAACAATATAGTAGATCATATTGTAAGTTCTGTGTCAGTATTCGTAATCCTTATATTGGCAATTAGTATAATATGGGGTACTGGTCGCGGCATACTACTAATGTTCTAA